The stretch of DNA TCTCCGCCCCAGCGGAAGGAGCCGCAGACCACTCCTCCCGCACTCCTTCCGCGGCGGAGAACCCCGGCGCACGTGAAGAAGCACCTGAAGAGGCCCCTGAGGGGGCACCTGACGTGGCACCCGCCGCGCTATCCAGCGAGGACGACGGCGGCACGCGACTGCCGCCGTCCGCTGGCCCTGTGAGCCGGGTCGCCGTAGACCTGGCGGCCGACCAGGTCCTGCTGGACGGCACGCCGGTGGCGCTGACCGGCGTCGAGTTCAAGGTGCTCCGGTACCTGGTGACCCACCTGTCCCGTCCGGTGGACAGGGAGGAACTCCAGGAGTTCCTCGATTCGTTTGAAACCCCCGGCGCCTCGGCCCGGTCCATCGACGTGTACGTGGGCCGGATCCGCCGGAAACTCGGCAATGCCCGCCATGCCGTGGCAACCGTACGGGGCGGCGGATACCGGTTTATGCCGGGTGCCTGCGCAACTGTCCGGGGCCCGGCGGAATACTGCATATGACGCCGGAGTTGTATGACTAAGCGGGAACCCGCTTCACTTGATGTTTTGCCATTAACTGACAAAGACTTCCAAAGGAACGCCATGAGCCAGACCCTGACCACCAAGCTTCAGCCCGGAACCCAGGCCCCTGATTTCACCCTTCAGGACGCCCAGGGCCGCGAGACCGCCTTGGCCGACTACCGTGGCAAGAACGTCATCGTGTACTTTTACCCCAAGGCCGCCACTCCCGGCTGCACCACCGAGGCCTGCGACTTCCGCGACAGCCTTGCCTCGCTGCAGGGCAAGGGTTACGAGGTCATCGGCATCTCCCCCGACGCCCCCGAGGCACTGGCCGGCTTCACCGGCGACTTCTCCCTCACCTTCCCGCTGCTCTCCGACGAGGACCACGCAGTTGCCCTGGCCTACGGCGCCTGGGGCGAGAAGCTGGTCGACGGCGAGATCGTTGAAGGCATCGTCCGTTCCACCGTGGTGGTGGACCCCGCAGGCTACGTCACGCTCGCCCAGTACCAGGTGAAGGCCCAGGGCCACGTGGCAGCGCTGAAGGAAGCCCTGGGAATCTAACTTTCCCCGGACGCGCCATCACGTCCTGCAGCTTTTCCCCGGACGCGCCATCACGTCCCGCAGCCTTTCCCGGGACGCTCCATCACGTCCCGCAGCTTTTCCCCGGACGCGCCATCACGTCCTGCAGCTTTTCCCTGGATGCCCCCGCACTTCCTGCGGGGGCATCCAGCGTTTTGACCCAGGCCTATTGCCTTGCTTCCACCGTCCTTTCGAACCGGTACGCTGGTGCTGGTTGCCGCATGGAGGCTCTGGCGGTGCAGGTTGAAACGGGGAGTCCTATGGCACGTCCGCTCATCGCGACGAAGCTGTTCGTCCCGAAGGTGCGATTCCAGGTTGTGACCCGCGCACGGCTTCTGGAGCGCCTTCGCCGAGGAGCCGACGCGCGGCTGACCCTGGTGTCTGCCCCGGCCGGATTCGGCAAAACCACCCTCCTGGCCCAGTGGTTGGGCACCGGGCCGGACGACAGGGCGCACGAACGGCCGGACGAACGGCGGGTCGCCTGGGTCTCGCTGGACGCAACCGACAAGGAATCTTCCAGTTTCTGGACCTACGTGGTGTCGGCGCTGCAAGGAGCAGTGCCAGGCGTCGGATCATCAGCCCTGGAGCTCCTCGCTTCCCCCGCTGCGCCGGTCGAGGGCGCGCTCACCACTCTGGTCAACGACCTGGCCGCGGCCCCGAGCGAGGTGTGGCTGGTTCTCGACGATTACCACCTCGTGGACAACCCGGAAGTTGGCAAAGGGCTGGCCTTCCTGCTGGAGCACCTTCCGCCCAACATCCACGTGATCATCAGTACCCGGGCAGACCCGGGGCTCCCGCTGTCGCGCTGGCGGGCGCGGGGCGAGCTAGTGGAAGTGCGGGCAGCGGAACTCCGTTTTACGTCCCAGGAGGCAGCCGCCTACTTCAACGAGGCAGCCGGGCTGGGTCTTTCCGAGGCGGACGTAGCGGCCTTGGAGCAGCGCACGGAGGGGTGGGTTGCCGCCCTGCAGCTGGCAGCACTCTCCCTTCAGGGGCGCGCGGATATTGCCGGTTTCGTTGCCGGGTTCGCCGGGAACGACCGGTACATCGTGGACTACCTGGTCGAGGAGGTACTTGAGTATCAATCCCAGGAGGTCCGGAACTTCCTGCTGAACACGTCGGTTTTGGACCGCCTCAGCGGGCCCCTCTGCGACGCGGTAACGGGCGGCGGGGACGGGAGCGGGATGCTCACCGCCCTTGAGCGAGCCAACCTTTTTCTCGTTCCGTTGGACGACCGGCGGGAGTGGTTCCGCTACCACCACCTTTTCGCCGACGTCCTGCGGGCGCGCCTGCTCAGCCAGCAGCCCGGGCTTGTGCCACTGCTGCATGAGCGCGCCAGCCTCTGGTACGAACACAATGCCTTGACGGATGAAGCAGTCAGTCACGCGCTGGCGGGCCAGGACTTCGGCCGTGCCGCCCACCTGATGGAACTGGCGGTCCCCATGATCCGGCGCGAGCGGCAGGAGAGCCTGCTGTTCGGCTGGCTCAAGGCACTGCCAGACGACGTGGTCAGGCGCAGCCCCGTTCTCAGCGTCTTTTACGGGTTTATGCTGATGGCCACCGGTGACCTCCAGGATGTGGAGGCCCGGTTCGAGGACGCCGAACGTGCGCTGGCCGAGGTGCCGCCCGGCCAGCCTCTGCCCTGGGCCGACACCGAGGAGCTGCGCGCGCTCCCCGCCACCATCGCCGTCTACCGCGCTTCGCTGGCCCAGGCACGAGGTGATGTGGCCGGGACGGCGGAGCATGCCCGGCGGGCTCTTGACCTGGCCGGTCCCAACGATCATCTTTCGCGCGGTGCAGCCGCCGGGTTCCTGGGCCTCGCCGCCTGGGTGGGAGGGGACGTGGAGTCCGCGCTCGAGACTTTCACGCAGGCTGTGGAAAGCCTGCATGCGTCCGGCAACCTCGTCGATGCCCTGAGCAGCACCGTGATCCTGGCTGACATGTGGCTCGCCGCGGGCCGTCCCGGCCAGGCGCGGCGTCTCTACCTGGATGGGCTGCGGCTGGCCGAGTCGCTGGGGGACCGCGTGGCCCGGGCAACGGCGGAACTGCATGTAGGGCTCAGCGAAATTGAGTGTGAAGCCGGGGATCCCGCCGGCGCGGAAGGACGCCTCCGGGAAGCAGCCGTGTTCTTTGACCGGTCCCCCATGACAGAGAGCCGGTACCGGTGGTTTGTCGCCAGGGCACTGACTGCCTGGGCCGGCGGAAGTCCGGACGACGCCGTCGGCCTCCTTGGCCAGGCGGAGCAGCTCTACCGGCGGGGGTTCTTTCCGGAGGTACGCCCCATCGCTGCCATGCAGGCCAGGATCCGGATCGCCCAGGGCGAACTCGCTGAGGCCGGCGACTGGGCGAGGGCAAGGCGTTTGTCCGTCACCGACGACGCCAGTTACCTGCGCGAGTTTGACCACCTGACGCTGGTGCGGCTTCTCATCGCGCAGTTTAGGGGACAGCCCGACGACGGCGGCGCCAGCGACGAGGCAGCCCGCCTTCTAGAGCGGCTGCTTGAGTCCGCTGCGGCAAACGGCCGGGCCGGAAGCATCGTGGAGATCCGCATGCTGCAGGCACTGCTCGAAGACGTGCACGGACACCGGGAGCGGGCCCGCGACATGCTGGGCCGCGCCTTCACAGAGGTACCGGAACCCGGCGGCTATGCACGGCTCTTCCTCGCGGAAGGGGCGCCGATGCTGGGACTGCTGCGCGACGCCGTCGAGCACGGAACCGGCGGCGACCACCCCCACCGCCTTCTCAGCATGGTTCCGCCGGCAGATGCTGAAGCCCCTGACCAGGGCCACGAACCGCCCGGCCCGGACAGGCAGGCCTCGACGGGCGCGGTGTCAAACGCCGAAAAGCTGAGCGGGCGGGAACTGCAGGTACTCAGGCTCCTCGACAGCGAGCTGAGCGGGCCGGAGATTGCACGGGCACTGTTCATCTCGCACAACACCCTGCGGACCCACACCAAGCACATCTTCGCGAAGCTCGGCGTCAGCAACCGGCAGGGCGCGGTCCGGCGGGCAAGCGAACGGCGCCTGATGTAAACACAGCAGACTGTAACTGCGGCCCCATTTAATTGCACCACCGCCCTAGCGGTGACACCGGAATCACCCTGTCACTCACATCAATGGGTGACGCCTGCTCACCCTGTCCGTCCCTAGGTTTGAATCAGCGCGCAGCGCCCGCCGCGGAAACCCGGAACCAGGGAGCCCACAATGTCCATCACAGCCATCCACCTCACCCGGGCGTCAGGCCTGGCCGCCGTCGCCGCCGGCCTGCTGTTCCTTGGCGTTCAGATCAACCACCCGCAGCTCGACGCGGAGTTCGTCACCACCACGGAATGGTCGGTCCGCCAAAGCCTGAAGATCCTGATGGCCGGCCTGTCACTGGCCGGAATCACGGGGATGTACCTGCGCCAGGTGAAGCAGAGCGGGGCGCCCGGCCTCATCGGATACCTCATTTTCGCCGCCGGTTACCTCATCATGATGAGCGTCGAGGTGGTGGGGCTGGTGGTCCTCCCTGCGGTGGCCCACACTTCAACGGGTTACGTGAACGACGTCCTCGCCGCAGCCACCGGCGGGCACCCGAACGGCGACATTGGCCTGATGCAGCCGCTCACCCTGGTTGCCGGGCTAACGTACATGCTGGGCGGACTGGTCTTCGGGATCGCGCTCTTCCGCGCCAACGTCCTGGCCCGGTGGGCTGCCGCAGTCCTCGCCGCCGGCACCATCTCAAGCATCCTGATCCCCTTCCTGCCGCAGATCAACGAGCGGCTGTTCGCCGTGCCTACCGGCGTCGCCCTGATTGGCCTTGGTTATTCGCTGTGGCGCAGCCAGCGCACCGTGGCGGTGGGGATCCTGTCCCAGGCTGCGGGTTCACCGCTCGATCCCGCCGGCACACGGTGACCACCCGCCTGGCCAGTCCCACCTGGGCAAGCACCACCTGGTCGACATGGTCGGCCAGGTGGGTGCTGTTCAACCGCGGGGGCGGACCTCATGACTGAACTCTCCAGATCCCTGGTTCCCGACGGCTACCGGCTCCGGGTCCACGGCCACCTCCAGGACCGCTGGGAAGCCTGGTTCGAGGGCCTCACCCTGACCCGTGAAGACGACGGCACCACAAGCCTCTGCGGTGAGGTTCCGGACCAGGCCGCGCTTCACGGGCTGCTCACCAAAATCCGCGACCTCGGCGTGCTCCTCATTTCCGTCGAAGCCCTGTACCCGGATGTTCACGGCCCGAAACCGGTTCCTGCTCCGTCCGGAAACTAAGCTCAGAGGGGAGGGCATTCAGGTGGAGGAACTGCGGAAGGAACAGCCATGGCGCACGACCCGGCAGGAGAAGCAATCTCGAAAGTCGGCGCAGAGCACGACGATAAATACAGTGCGAACCGGGAACGCTTCGAGGCTCAATCCTGGTACGAGATTGACCGCCGCCTGATGCTGCTGCTGGCCCCTCTCTTCCGGGCAGGCGACGACGCAACACACGAGGCAACAATAGAGCTCACCGTAGTGGTTGACGGCACCATCATTTCCGGCTCTGTGGTTTCTGAGAATGCCTGGATCCAGCGGCAGAATGACCAGATCCGGATCGGCAGCCCGGCAATTGCGGACGCCCTCGCCGCCGTCGAGTCGAAAAGGAACGAACACAGCCTCGAGCCAGCCGAAGATGCCGAAGCAACCGCCCTCCAGAGGCAGAACCGCTACATTCATTTCCTTGCTCCGGTGCTGCTTTCCGGCGGAGTCCATGTACGCCTGCCGGCCACCAGGGTTGATCTCCGCAAAGTGGCCGCCTGGAGCATCGGACGCATATCCCTTGATTAAGGGAGCAGCCGCGTGGGTGTGTGACAGGATGGCCGCATGGGGATCGAGGTCCGTCCGGCTGCGGGGTTTGAGGACGTCCGGGCGTTGGTGGGGCCCAAGCGCCCCGACGCCAACGTCTGCTGGTGCCTGAGCTACCGCATCCCCTCAAAGCAGAACCAGGCGTTGCGCGGCACGGAGCGCGGAGACCTGGTGAAGCAATTGCTGACCCAGGATCCCCCGCCGGGGGTCTTGGCGTACGACGGCGGCGAGCCA from Pseudarthrobacter siccitolerans encodes:
- a CDS encoding winged helix-turn-helix domain-containing protein, with translation MAVEAHYPRGLSRHPVPAKRAAARGLAMWVVPEEGTSPELLARAAQLVLARALQTAPEAEVHWPAAGAPTSGVSAPAEGAADHSSRTPSAAENPGAREEAPEEAPEGAPDVAPAALSSEDDGGTRLPPSAGPVSRVAVDLAADQVLLDGTPVALTGVEFKVLRYLVTHLSRPVDREELQEFLDSFETPGASARSIDVYVGRIRRKLGNARHAVATVRGGGYRFMPGACATVRGPAEYCI
- the bcp gene encoding thioredoxin-dependent thiol peroxidase — its product is MSQTLTTKLQPGTQAPDFTLQDAQGRETALADYRGKNVIVYFYPKAATPGCTTEACDFRDSLASLQGKGYEVIGISPDAPEALAGFTGDFSLTFPLLSDEDHAVALAYGAWGEKLVDGEIVEGIVRSTVVVDPAGYVTLAQYQVKAQGHVAALKEALGI
- a CDS encoding LuxR C-terminal-related transcriptional regulator — protein: MARPLIATKLFVPKVRFQVVTRARLLERLRRGADARLTLVSAPAGFGKTTLLAQWLGTGPDDRAHERPDERRVAWVSLDATDKESSSFWTYVVSALQGAVPGVGSSALELLASPAAPVEGALTTLVNDLAAAPSEVWLVLDDYHLVDNPEVGKGLAFLLEHLPPNIHVIISTRADPGLPLSRWRARGELVEVRAAELRFTSQEAAAYFNEAAGLGLSEADVAALEQRTEGWVAALQLAALSLQGRADIAGFVAGFAGNDRYIVDYLVEEVLEYQSQEVRNFLLNTSVLDRLSGPLCDAVTGGGDGSGMLTALERANLFLVPLDDRREWFRYHHLFADVLRARLLSQQPGLVPLLHERASLWYEHNALTDEAVSHALAGQDFGRAAHLMELAVPMIRRERQESLLFGWLKALPDDVVRRSPVLSVFYGFMLMATGDLQDVEARFEDAERALAEVPPGQPLPWADTEELRALPATIAVYRASLAQARGDVAGTAEHARRALDLAGPNDHLSRGAAAGFLGLAAWVGGDVESALETFTQAVESLHASGNLVDALSSTVILADMWLAAGRPGQARRLYLDGLRLAESLGDRVARATAELHVGLSEIECEAGDPAGAEGRLREAAVFFDRSPMTESRYRWFVARALTAWAGGSPDDAVGLLGQAEQLYRRGFFPEVRPIAAMQARIRIAQGELAEAGDWARARRLSVTDDASYLREFDHLTLVRLLIAQFRGQPDDGGASDEAARLLERLLESAAANGRAGSIVEIRMLQALLEDVHGHRERARDMLGRAFTEVPEPGGYARLFLAEGAPMLGLLRDAVEHGTGGDHPHRLLSMVPPADAEAPDQGHEPPGPDRQASTGAVSNAEKLSGRELQVLRLLDSELSGPEIARALFISHNTLRTHTKHIFAKLGVSNRQGAVRRASERRLM